Within Micromonospora narathiwatensis, the genomic segment AGTTCTTCGCCGACGCGGTGACCAGCGGCGGCATGCAGGCGACCTGGTCGTAGGTGGGCATCCGCCCCGGGCGCGGGCACGCCCTGCTGACCACGGCCGCGTTCGTCGGCGCGGTCAACGCGCTGCTGCTCGGGCTCGGCGCCACCCTGCTGAGCGGCCTGTTCAGCGCCGCACTCGGCGTCGCGATCGCGATCGGCGTGGTGGTGGCGCTGGCGGCCTTCGCCGTCCAGGTCGGATACATCAACCGGGCCTCCGTCTCGCTCGGCCACTGAGCCGGGCCGCGGCGCCGCGCCGGAAATGCGGGAATGCCCGAACGGGTGACAACCGGAACCCCGGTACGCCGCAACGTATTCAGGAAGTGCCGGGAAGATGGCTGAACGGATGACAACCAAATCGCGCCGTTATTGCACCGAGTCATTGCGTAAGCCGGATCGTTGTCAATGCGTGACAACCGATCCAGCCGTTACCGGAACGATTCAATTCGCCGTTCCCTGACGGTTTACCTTCGGGTGAAGGACGTATTCGTCGCCGTCGGGAGGGTTCCTTATGAGCGACCGGTCCCACCCACCCTCGTTGGCCACGCCCGGTGATTCGGCCGCCCCGGCGCTCGCCGTCGACGCCGAGTCCCCGCCGGCCGCGGCCGGCCGCCGGGAGATCGTCGGCCGATCCCCCAACCAGCTTGCGTGGCTGCGCCTGAAGCGCGATCGGACGGCACGGTTGAGCGCACTGACCCTGGTCGTCGCCGCGATCGTCGCCGTCTGCGCACCGCTGCTCGGCTGGCTCACCGGAATCGACCCGACGGACAAGTTCGTCGACCGGCTCAACGATTTCGGAATGCCGGTCGGATACGCCGGCGGCATCACCACCGCGCACTGGCTCGGTCTCGAACCGGGCAGCGGCCGCGACATCCTCCTCCAGTTGGTGTACGGCCTGCGGACGTCGCTGTTCATCGCCTTCGCCTCGGCTCTGTTGGCCTCGCTCATCGGGGTGACGGTCGGCGTGCTGGCCGGTTGGGCGCGAGGCTGGCTGGACAGCGCGGTGAACTGGCTGATCGACATCACCCTGGCGTTTCCGTTCCTCATTTTCGCCCTCGCGGTGATCCCGATCCTCGAGGACCGGTTCTACACCGAGCGGGAGGCACCGTCACCCGCCTTCCGGGTGGCGCTGATCATCGCCACCTTCGGATTGTTCAGCTGGACGTACACGGCGCGGCTGGTGCGCGGGCAGGTGATCTCGCTGCGCGAGCGGGAGTTCGTCGAGGCCGCCCGGGCCGCCGGCGCGGGCACCTCGCACATCCTGTTCCGGCAGCAGCTGCCGAACATCTGGGCGCCGATCCTGGTCACGGTCTCGCTGAACGTGCCGCAGTTCATCGCCATCGAGGCGGCGCTGGCCTTCGTCAACATCGGTGTCACCGAACCCACGCCCGACCTCGGCCGGATGATCTACAACAGCATCGGCTACGTCGCGAGCGACCCCTGGTACACCCTGTTCCCCGGATTGACGATCTTCCTGCTGGTCCTGGCGTTCAACCTCTTCGGAGACGCGCTGCGCGACTCGCTGGATCCCCGATCGACCCGGTAACCCCTCGGCCATCAACACGCCCGGCCGGCGGGGCCGCCCGGGCGGGAAGGGAGCACACCGTGCGAGCAAGGACCCGGACACTGACCACGGGTGTCCTCGCCGCGGCGCTGTTCGCCGCCGGCTGCAGCCCGACCACCGACAGCGGTGGCGGTGGCGGCGACGACAAGACCAAGACCCAGACCGGCTCGATCTCCTACGAGACGGCCGACAACCAGGGCCCGGCGAAGGCGGTCGACGGGGCCAGCCGTGGCGGGACGCTCACCATCATGCAGAACTCCGACTTCGAGCACCTCGACCCGGCCCGCAACTACGTGAACGTGCAGCAGGTGACCGGCGGGCTGCTCTATCGGGCGCTCAACGGTTACAAGGAGGACGGCAGCGGCAACCTCCTGCTCGTCGGCGACCTCGCCACCGATCCCGGCAAGGACGTCAACGACGACTGCAAGGTGTGGCAGTTCACCCTCCGGGAGGGCGTGAAGTACGAGGACGGATCCCCGGTGACCAGCAAGGACGTCGCGTACGGCATCGCCCGCTCGTTCGCGGCCAACCTCAACGAAGGGCCGCACTACATCCAGCAGTGGCTCTACCCGGGCGGGGCGTACAACGCGAAGTACCAGGGGCCGTACGACGGTGGCAAGACCGTCCCGGACGGCATCGAGACGCCCGACGACCGGACCATCCGGTTCACCTTCCCCGAGCCGCACTGCGACATGCCGTACGCGGCGGCGCTGCCCACCAGCGCCCCCGTCCCCGCGGCGAAGGACACCCGGGCCAACTACGACCTGCGGCCCTTCTCGTCCGGGCCGTACAAGGTGAAGTCGTACCAGCGGGACGTCGCCCTGGAGTTGGAACGCAACCCGAACTGGGACCCGAAGACCGATCCGCTGCGCAACGCCTACCCGGACACCGTCCGGTTCACCTTCGGGCTGGAACAGGCGCAGATCGCCGAACGTCTCGTCGCCGACGCCCCGGCCGACCAGGCCGCGCTGAGCTGGACCGACGTGCCGCCGGCGGTGCTGCCCCGCACCACCACCGCCGGAGTCGTCGAGCGGGTGGTCAAGGGCCCGACGCAGTACACCTGGGTGCTGAACATCAACACCCAGCGGGTCACCGACCTGAACGTCCGCCGGGCGCTGAACTACGCCGCCGACAAGGACGCCGCGCTCAAGGCGATCGGCGGGCAGGCGGCCGGCTCCCCGGCCACCACGCTCATGTCGCCCACCACCGCCGGCTGGAAGAAGTACGACGTGTTCAACGCCCCGGTCACCGGTGACAAGGCCAAGGTGACCGAGTTGCTCGGCGGCAAGCGACCGAAGCTGGTGTTGGCCCACGCCAACACCGAGCTGCGGACCCAGCAGGCCGAGGCGATCCGGAAGAACCTCACCGACATGGGCTTCGACATCGTGATGAAGCCCATCGAGAGCAGCAGCTACTACGACCAGGTCGGCCGCCGGAACAACCCGTACGACCTCTACCTCGGCGGCTGGGGCTCGGACTGGCCGACCGGCTCCACCGTCATTCCGCCGCTGTACGACGGGCGGGAGATCGTCGCCGAGGGAAACAACAACCTCTCGTACCTCAACGAGCCGACGATCAGCGCCGAGATCGACCGGGTCCGCGGCCTGCCCGCCGTGGAGCAGGACGCCGGCTGGACGGCCCTGGACGAGAAGATCATGCGGGAGTACGCCCCGGTCGTGCCCCTCTACTACGACGCCGCCTACGAGCTGCACGGATCGAAGGTCGGTAACACCTTCCTCAGCGACGCCTACGGCATCATCTCGCTGAACGGCATCTACCTGAAGCAGTGACCGTCCGTGGGGGCGGCCCGGACCGGGGCCGCCCCCACCGTCCATCCTCCGGGGAGGTGCTCCCGTGCTCCGTTTCGTCGTCCGGCGGCTGCTCGTCGCCGGGCTCACCCTCGTCGTCATCAGCCTGATCACCTTCGGTCTCTTCTTCGCGGTGCCGAGCAGCCCGGCCAAGGTGATGTGCGGCAAGAACTGCACCGCCGAGGACATCGCCCAGGTCGAGCAGCGGCTCGGCATCGACCAGCCGCTGCCCCGCCAGTACGCCGACTTCGTCAAGGGCGTCCTCGTCGGCCGCACCTACGGGTCCGGGGACTTCCGGCAGGAGTGCCCGGCGCCGTGCCTGGGCTACTCGTTCCGCAACAACCAGCCGGTCACCGAGATCATCGTCCAGCGCCTCCCGGTGACCTTCAGCATCGTCTTCGGCGGCGCGGTGCTCTGGCTGGCGCTGGGCATCTCGCTGGGTATGGTGTCGGCGCTGCGCCGCGGGACGGCCTTCGACCGGGCGGCGATCGGCATCACCCTGGCAGGGGCGTCCATGCAGGTCTACTTCTTCGGGCTGATCCTGCTCTACCTGCTGGTGTACGCCACCGGGCTGCTGCCGTTCCCCAGCTACACGCCGCTGACCGAGAACCCGGCCCGCTGGGCGGTGGGCCTGCTGCTGCCCTGGATGACGCTCGGCTTCCTCAACTCCGCCCTGTACGCCCGGCTGTCGCGGGCACAGATGTTGGAGACCCTGTCGGAGGACTTCGTGCGTACGGCCCGGGCGAAGGGGCTGTCCAGGCGGCAGGTGCATCTGCGCCACGCGCTGCGGGCCGCGATCACCCCCATCGTCACGATCGCCGGGCTGGACATCGGGACCAGCCTCGGCGGCACCTTCATCACCGAGACCATCTTCGGCCTCCAGGGGCTGGGCAAGGCCACCGTCGAGGCGGTGCAGTTCCTCAACCTGCCGGTGGTCATGGCGACCGTGCTGCTGGCGGCGGTGTTCATC encodes:
- a CDS encoding ABC transporter substrate-binding protein, which gives rise to MRARTRTLTTGVLAAALFAAGCSPTTDSGGGGGDDKTKTQTGSISYETADNQGPAKAVDGASRGGTLTIMQNSDFEHLDPARNYVNVQQVTGGLLYRALNGYKEDGSGNLLLVGDLATDPGKDVNDDCKVWQFTLREGVKYEDGSPVTSKDVAYGIARSFAANLNEGPHYIQQWLYPGGAYNAKYQGPYDGGKTVPDGIETPDDRTIRFTFPEPHCDMPYAAALPTSAPVPAAKDTRANYDLRPFSSGPYKVKSYQRDVALELERNPNWDPKTDPLRNAYPDTVRFTFGLEQAQIAERLVADAPADQAALSWTDVPPAVLPRTTTAGVVERVVKGPTQYTWVLNINTQRVTDLNVRRALNYAADKDAALKAIGGQAAGSPATTLMSPTTAGWKKYDVFNAPVTGDKAKVTELLGGKRPKLVLAHANTELRTQQAEAIRKNLTDMGFDIVMKPIESSSYYDQVGRRNNPYDLYLGGWGSDWPTGSTVIPPLYDGREIVAEGNNNLSYLNEPTISAEIDRVRGLPAVEQDAGWTALDEKIMREYAPVVPLYYDAAYELHGSKVGNTFLSDAYGIISLNGIYLKQ
- a CDS encoding ABC transporter permease, which produces MSDRSHPPSLATPGDSAAPALAVDAESPPAAAGRREIVGRSPNQLAWLRLKRDRTARLSALTLVVAAIVAVCAPLLGWLTGIDPTDKFVDRLNDFGMPVGYAGGITTAHWLGLEPGSGRDILLQLVYGLRTSLFIAFASALLASLIGVTVGVLAGWARGWLDSAVNWLIDITLAFPFLIFALAVIPILEDRFYTEREAPSPAFRVALIIATFGLFSWTYTARLVRGQVISLREREFVEAARAAGAGTSHILFRQQLPNIWAPILVTVSLNVPQFIAIEAALAFVNIGVTEPTPDLGRMIYNSIGYVASDPWYTLFPGLTIFLLVLAFNLFGDALRDSLDPRSTR
- a CDS encoding ABC transporter permease, which produces MLRFVVRRLLVAGLTLVVISLITFGLFFAVPSSPAKVMCGKNCTAEDIAQVEQRLGIDQPLPRQYADFVKGVLVGRTYGSGDFRQECPAPCLGYSFRNNQPVTEIIVQRLPVTFSIVFGGAVLWLALGISLGMVSALRRGTAFDRAAIGITLAGASMQVYFFGLILLYLLVYATGLLPFPSYTPLTENPARWAVGLLLPWMTLGFLNSALYARLSRAQMLETLSEDFVRTARAKGLSRRQVHLRHALRAAITPIVTIAGLDIGTSLGGTFITETIFGLQGLGKATVEAVQFLNLPVVMATVLLAAVFIVVANIVVDVLYAVIDPRVRLS